The following coding sequences are from one Mytilus trossulus isolate FHL-02 chromosome 8, PNRI_Mtr1.1.1.hap1, whole genome shotgun sequence window:
- the LOC134727978 gene encoding uncharacterized protein LOC134727978 has product MLTVLILTIACTVTHAEIVQNANMESLSVAPWHCHGCTASISHDSLNGKQSIMISHRRAGWAGIEQTVQVQPNHYYFFNVHLKLVNMVPGHMYHHVSVKFKYTVNSHVHYVRISYSPMQQVSFGYQEIGGDFHVPNGVNSITIYIEINEAAANYLLDDATLQEITPNTNWKLEAQARIEKIRKAPLNIKIENHDNADTSAFKIEIKQVTSSFAFGTAVRADIMMDQNQKAYHDFVYNNFEWATIANSLKWRLMEFTQGHPIWNKGIPALNLLRSKRMKVRGHNMFWGVQHNCPKWILNMTSSDLNNAMHARIHGMMQHTTGKVEHWDVNNENLHGDFYEQHMSSPNITMKMFEWMRLQDKSMKLFLNEFNVVMDSSSTTAYRNQGDIFKTSGVPIYGLGVQSHFHSVPSSIDVVKYRLDKLAEADLPLWITELTIREADENKKAAVLEDIMTLYFSHSSIQGIVFWGFQNSSIHDHAAALTSNDIVPNAAGRKYQELFHKTWRTNEVHPVASTINAKGFLGDYELTLVHQNTVIHTENFTLDNNGANPTFHIRGTDGRFLNCSHSINVCLFASSGVHVAQVAFG; this is encoded by the exons ATGTTAACTGTGTTGATCTTAACGATCGCATGCACTGTTACTCATGCAGAAATTGTGCAAAATGCAAATATGGAAAGTTTGTCAGTTGCACCTTGGCACTGTCATGGCTGCACTGCTAGTATATCGCATGACAGTTTGAATGGAAAGCAAAGTATTATGATTTCTCACAG GCGAGCCGGATGGGCTGGAATTGAACAGACAGTGCAAGTACAACCGAATCATTATTACTTCTTCAATGTACACTTAAAACTCGTTAACATGGTCCCAGGACATATGTACCATCATGTCAGTGTTAAGTTCAAATATACAGTTAACA GTCACGTTCACTATGTCAGAATAAGTTACTCACCGATGCAGCAGGTCAGTTTTGGTTACCAAGAAATAGGCGGTGATTTTCATGTTCCGAatg GTGTGAACAGTATAAccatttatattgaaataaacgAGGCTGCTGCAAACTATTTGCTGGACGATGCAACATTACAAGAGATAACACCAAACACAAACTGGAAATTAGAAGCACAAGCAAGGATTGAAAAAATCAGGAAAGCTCCTCTTAATATAAA GATTGAGAACCATGACAATGCTGATACTAGTGCTTTTAAGATTGAA ATAAAACAAGTAACGAGTAGCTTTGCATTTGGTACGGCTGTGCGTGCAGACATTATGATGGATCAGAATCAAAAGGCGTATCATGATTTCGTATACAACAACTTTGAATGGGCTACTATTGCAAACAGTCTGAAATGGAGGCTTATGGAATTCACACAG GGTCACCCAATATGGAATAAAGGAATTCCAGCATTAAACCTTCTCCGTTCTAAAAG aatgaaggtCAGAGGTCACAATATGTTCTGGGGAGTACAACATAATTGTCCGAAATGGATTTTGAATATGACTTCATCAGATCTGAACAATGCCATGCATGCTAGAATTCATGGAATGATGCAACATACAACAGGGAA AGTTGAACACTGGGACGTCAACAATGAGAATTTGCACGGCGATTTCTACGAACAACACATGTCTAGTCCTAACATTACaatgaaaatgtttgaatgGATGCGATTACAAGACAAAAGTATGAAACTATTTTTGAACGAATTTAACGTCGTAATGGATTCTTCTTCGACAACA GCATATAGAAACCAgggtgatattttcaaaacttccGGTGTACCTATTTATGGACTTGGTGTACAGAGTCACTTCCATTCAGTTCCAAGTAGCATCGACGTTGTGAAG TACCGATTAGATAAGTTAGCGGAAGCTGATTTACCACTCTGGATTACTGAACTGACAATTCGCGAGGCAGATGAAAACAAAAAGGCTGCCGTCTTGGAAGATATAATGACTCTATACTTCAGCCATTCCTCAATTCAGGGAATTGTATTTTGGGGTTTTCAAAATTCTTCAATACATGATCATGCTGCAGCCTTAACGTCAAACGATATTGTG CCAAATGCCGCAGGAAGGAAGTACCAAGAACTGTTTCATAAAACCTGGCGTACCAACGAAGTCCATCCAGTTGCTTCGACTATAAATGCCAAAGGGTTCTTAGGAGATTACGAGTTGACATTAGTCCATCAAAATACAGTTATTCATACTGAAAATTTTACTCTAGACAATAATGGCGCAAACCCAACATTTCATATCAGGGGAACAG atGGACGCTTCCTTAACTGCAGTCATTCAATCAATGTCTGTTTATTTGCAAGTTCAGGGGTCCATGTCGCACAGGTCGCTTTTGGATAA